Genomic window (Helicoverpa zea isolate HzStark_Cry1AcR chromosome 9, ilHelZeax1.1, whole genome shotgun sequence):
ATAAAAACTGAGCGGAAAATCCTCTAGTGTGAAGGGACTTCTAGTCATTAATCCGCTTATCCTTCATCATacccatttttaaataaaacttctttactatttttatttaattattttcaggCAATGTTCATTTTGTGCAAGATTTAGACTCCACAAATAGCAACAAAGAAAGgtagatgtaaaaaatatacaatgttAAAGAAATAGAAGGTACCTTTGATGCAACTAAAAACGATATTTACACAATTTTGTCTAATTCCATCACTGgaatgttaaataatttttaaaaataaacctaaagataaacatttataaaatataaaagtactttatgtacatttttaaatctcacaatatgtacctactcaaTTTTGTTCAGTACATCATACTAGTAATACATTCATTTACCTTATTAACACTTAACTTCACCAGAGATACAAGACTAACATCATTGAACATTCATTATCAGATTATCAGTCTcaatatcttaattaagtacctacagaaGCTAAAATTTGGCAATGGACATTAATCCTGTGGTTTGATATCATTCTTCTTGACATTTTGATTCATTTGATCATTTTCATACTCCACAAAATCATCAAATAGGCTAGGCCAAGCCTCTGTGTCATCGTAACTACTGAGATCATCCCCAATGAATTCACagaaatttaaaaacatataccATGTATCTTTTGGAATGCCTCTTATGTGTGGGTTCTTTTCTAAATACAACAACCATCTGTCCAAAATAGGAGGCTCATTGTTTGTGAAAACCAGACGCCATAGTACAATAGCTATGTCTGTAGGCAGTATTCTCTGGCCAGTACTGACATCTAAAccaaatttaaaagtaaatctaTACAAATCCTTAAATTGTTCAGTGTCTCTCTTGAGTTCACTTGTGATCTCATTCAATTTGTGTTGAATACCCTTAATAGAttcagttttcatatttttcaagCCCTGAATGAATTCAGATTTTGTGAACCTACACATTTGACTAGCATTCAATTTCCAGGCCAAAACCAAAACTTTAAAATCATCAGGATTTAGCTGTAAATCATTACAAAGATTTTCTATTCCTTCTGCCAATATAGCATCTTCTAATGAATCTTTGTATTGATCAAAAAGTTGATTAATTTTAGACTCAGATATGCGGGAATCATTTGCCCCCAAAGATGACATAGTCCTGGGTATGGTTGGCAATTTCTGATAAAATGGTTTAGGTACTTTTTCTGAAACTAAATGTGTTTTCTGAGTATTGATTATATCAACAGGGCTCTGCTCTCCAGACCTGGTGCTTGATACTTGAGATGTGCTTGTGTTCCTTAAGCTGTTAATGCTGTTTTGATTGTCATGCAGAAGTGGCTCTTGTTGTGGAAAAACAGAAACTGTGACTGCTATATCTGTCAGCTCTGTAACAGTAAAGTTTATAATAGGTATATCTAAGAGAACAAAGACATGACTACACTATATTTTAGAAATACACACCATCTTTTTTCCTATGAGGAGAAGTAGTAATGTCTGCATTAGCTTGGTTTTTGAAACAACTTAGACAATGGCCCATTGGACAAATTCTGCTCAAATAACTTGACAGTCATAAAAATCTTTGCAAGCACAGAAACAGACTTTACAAGTTTTTCATCATAAATGCAATAAAACATAATGATAAAAAACAGTCTGTTGATGCGTCCTCTCAAATTGTTTCGCCAACaacctgaaataaataataaaattaaaggatAACAAAGTAAACACATGACAAAGGTACTGATAAAATGTACCCATTGATTTGCTTACCAGAAATTCATATCCTTTTCAGATAACTTACAATAATCAGACTAAAATCAAATCAATCGTCAGCAAAGAGTTTGACTTTTTCATAACAATGAATCCATTGATCTTCTATTACGTCCTGTGCAATAGTTAGGGTAGAAAAAGAAATTTCTCGTTTATTTCTATTACATTTTCTATTCACGATCTTTAATGACAATTTGACATATCAATTATATACCATAGACAAGTATAGAATTTAGATATAATTTAGAGATGGGAAAACATTTAAGGTAAAGGTAGGACCGCACTTAAGCGACACTCCGCGGCAGTGGAGCGATGCGACACGTAACGACACTATAGGTATCGTACCGCACTTGAACTGCAGTGCTGCGACAGTTTGCAGCAAATTTTGTCTGTCACTCGCTTGGCTGTCACTCTCTTGAATTCATATAATGTTCATTTTGATGATCATATATCTCAGGATACTGACTGACTAACATAATTAATTTCTCTTCGTCGAAAGCCATTTCAAACACGACTTCTCGTTTAAACCAAAACTTGAAAAAAGTGAAGTGTCGCGTCGCGTAGTTCCGCTGCTGCATAGTGCGTTATACCTCATACAATTTCTTACAAAGAATATTTTGTCGTTACGTGTCGCGTCGCGCAATGTCGCTAAGTGCGGTCTTGCCTTAAGACTGCACTTGAACTACAGCTC
Coding sequences:
- the LOC124633418 gene encoding DCN1-like protein 3; protein product: MGHCLSCFKNQANADITTSPHRKKDELTDIAVTVSVFPQQEPLLHDNQNSINSLRNTSTSQVSSTRSGEQSPVDIINTQKTHLVSEKVPKPFYQKLPTIPRTMSSLGANDSRISESKINQLFDQYKDSLEDAILAEGIENLCNDLQLNPDDFKVLVLAWKLNASQMCRFTKSEFIQGLKNMKTESIKGIQHKLNEITSELKRDTEQFKDLYRFTFKFGLDVSTGQRILPTDIAIVLWRLVFTNNEPPILDRWLLYLEKNPHIRGIPKDTWYMFLNFCEFIGDDLSSYDDTEAWPSLFDDFVEYENDQMNQNVKKNDIKPQD